The genome window GCGGTTTCCTTGCTGGTGAAGAGTCCGGTCGACTCGATGACGATGTCGGCGCCGAGTTCTTTCCAGGGCAGGGAGGCGGGGTCTCTTTGGGCGAGGACCTTGATGCGCTTGCCGTCCACCACAATCGCGTCGTCGGCGACCTCGACCTCGGCGCTGAAGACTCCGTGCACCGAGTCGTATTTGAGCAGGTGGGCCAGGGTCTTGGCGTCGGTCAGATCATTGATGGCGACGATCTCGATGCCGGGCATGTCCTTGGCGGCGCGCAGAACGTTGCGGCCGATGCGGCCGAAGCCGTTGATCGCGATTTTGGTAGCCATGGGGAATCCTCCTTGAAAGTGGTTAGATTGGGAGAAGCACCTATATATATGGTGTGACTCATTAGGCCAAGCACCGCGGGATGATAGCGAATCGCCCCGGAGGCGTCAACCCCTTTTCACATGCCGCACCGCGCGGCGGAAAATCGCCCGGAGGAGGAGGGAAGAGCAGCGTAACGGGACAAGGCGGAAGGACGCCTCAAAATGTATCGCAGACCGGGAATAATGCAACGGTAAAAACCGGCCGTTCCGGAGGACGGGTCCGGGGACGGAATGCCGACACGGCGGAAGCTGTGGAGCGGGGTTTCATGATGCAGGTCCAAGAAGAGGGACGTCAGGGAGGGGCAGGGGGATTTTCTCCCCGGAAAATGGTGTTTTCCCTTGCAGGGCAGGGCGAAGTTCGCTATATAAACATCGCCCGCCAAGGAGCGAGGAGGGATTTTGCGCGTCTGTTTACTGGCCAGCGGCAGCAAGGGAAACGCTGTCTATATCGAAACCCCCGAGAGCCGCGTCCTGATCGACGCCGGCCTGTCGGCCAGGGAGCTTTCGGCCAGGCTGGCCGGGATCGGGGTGGACGCCGCCGATCTCGACGCACTGCTGGTCACTCACGAGCACCAGGATCACTGCCGGGGCGTCGGACCGCTGGCGAGGCGTTTCGGGTTGCCCGTCTATCTTCACCCCGAGACCCGCCGTGCGCTGCCCCGCCTGGGTCGGATCGACGATTTGCGCGAATTCGAGGTCGGCTCCGAGATCGTTCTACGGGACCTTCACGTGGAGGCCTTCCCCTTGACCCACGACGCCGCCTCCCCCGTGGGCTTCGTTCTGCAGGCCGGGGAGGGGAAGGTCGGGGTCGCCACCGACCTCGGCATCGCCACCCGGCTGGTTGCCGACCGCCTTCGGGACTGCCGGGTGCTGATTCTCGAATCGAATCACGACGAGGAGCTGCTGCGCGATGGACCCTACCCCTGGCATCTCAAGCAGCGCATCCGCGGAAACCACGGTCATCTCTCCAACGGGGCCTCGGCCCAGCTGCTTGAAGGGCTGCTCTGGGACGGTCTGGAGGCGATCTTTTTGGCTCATCTGAGCGAGACCAACAACGACCCCCGCCTCGCCGAAGACGCCGCCCGGGAAGTTCTGGGGGGCCAGAATCTCTGCGGACCGC of Desulfuromonas sp. contains these proteins:
- a CDS encoding MBL fold metallo-hydrolase is translated as MRVCLLASGSKGNAVYIETPESRVLIDAGLSARELSARLAGIGVDAADLDALLVTHEHQDHCRGVGPLARRFGLPVYLHPETRRALPRLGRIDDLREFEVGSEIVLRDLHVEAFPLTHDAASPVGFVLQAGEGKVGVATDLGIATRLVADRLRDCRVLILESNHDEELLRDGPYPWHLKQRIRGNHGHLSNGASAQLLEGLLWDGLEAIFLAHLSETNNDPRLAEDAAREVLGGQNLCGPQLHVGTQDRVSACFAA